The following nucleotide sequence is from Flavobacterium sp. N1736.
CCGAAAATGAAAATGGAAATACACGTATTGATGCTGATTCTTAGCAATCTTGCAATTTAGGATGTCAGAACTATCGCTAATTATAAAGAAATTTCGGCTTTAATTTATTCAGAAGAATTACATTATTAAAATGTAAAATCAAACAAATAGGGTTAAGTTTGTCAAAAAAAAGATTTTTGTAATCGATAACACGAATTATATCGATTTCGTAAATGATAGAGTAATCGTTAATAAGTTAAAACCAAAGAGCAGAAAGAAGTTCATGTGATTTTAAATTCAATTTATGCTTTTAAGTTATTTAAAATATTTATTTTTGCTCTTCAGAAAATTCAACATACAATATAAATATGAGAACAATACAATTTAGAGAGGCCATTTGCGAAGCGATGAGCGAAGAAATGCGTCACGATGAATCCATATATTTAATGGGCGAAGAAGTTGCAGAATATAACGGAGCATACAAAGCTTCAAAAGGAATGCTTGCTGAGTTTGGCGAAAAAAGAGTAATCGATACTCCAATTGCTGAACTTGGTTTTACAGGAATTGCAGTAGGATCAGCTATGAACGGTTGTCGTCCTATTGTAGAGTATATGACATTCAACTTCTGTTTAGTAGGTATTGATCAAATTATAAATAATGCTGCTAAAATGCGTCAAATGACTGGTGGACAGTTTAATGTGCCAATCGTTTTTCGTGGACCAACTGCTTCTGCAGGTCAATTAGGAGCAACTCACTCACAAGCTTTAGAAAACTGGTTTGCTAATACTCCGGGACTTAAAGTTGTTGTACCTTCAACTCCTTATGATGCAAAAGGACTTTTAAAATCTGCAATTCGCGATAACGATCCCGTAATTTTTATGGAATCTGAGCAAATGTATGGTGATAAAGGTGAAGTGCCGGACGGAGAATACACAATTCCGTTAGGAGTTGCTGACATTAAACGTGAAGGAAAAGACGTTACGATCGTTTCTTTTGGAAAAATCATTAAAGAAGCTTTTATTGCTGCTGATGAATTAGCAAAAGAAGGAATTTCATGTGAAATTATCGATTTAAGAACAGTTCGTCCAATGGATAAAGACGCAATCTTAAAATCTGTTAAAAAAACAAACCGTTTAGTAATTTTAGAAGAAGCGTGGCCATTTGCAAGTATTTCTTCAGAAATCACGTATATAGTACAAGAACAAGCATTTGATTTTCTAGATGCGCCAATTCAACGTATTACAACTGCAGATACTCCTGCACCTTATTCACCAGTATTATTAAAAGACTGGTTGCCAAATGCAGGTGATGTAGTAAAAGCAGTTAAAAAAGTATTATACAAATAATACACATTTAAAATACTCACAAAACTTCATCATTCATAGTTAATCGATGAAGTTTTTTTTTGCCCAGACAATGAAAAGAATAATTGTACTCAGCCTATTTTTTGTATTCGCATTTGCGGCTATTGCTACTGCACAAACGAAAGTGAGTGGAATTGTTTTGGATAAATCAAACCAGCCTATTCCGTTTGCGAATGTTGTTTTTAAAGGTTCAAATACGGGAATAGTTTCTAATGAAGACGGACGTTTTTATCTGGAATCGCCAAATGATTATACTGCTTTATTAGTTACATCTGCAGGATTTTCAGACAAAGAAGTTCCATTAGAAAAAGCCGTAAATTATGATTTTAAAATTGTTTTAGGCGAAGCCGAAGCATTGAATGAAGTAGTGATTTTTACCGGAAAAACATCTAAAAAGAACAATCCGGCACTTGATATTTTGAGAAAAATCTGGGAAAGAAAACGTAAAAACGGTTTATATCTTTTTAATCAATATCAAATGCAAAAGTACGAGAAAGTCGAGTTTGACATGAACACGATTGATAGTGCTTTTATGAAGAATAAACTATTCAAAGGAATGGAGTTTGTTTTTGCCCACGTTGATACATCAGATGTTACCGGAAAAACATATTTGCCAATTTTCATCAACGAATCAGTTTACGATGTTTATGGTGATAATAGATTAAAGAAAGTAAAAGAGAATATAACCGGGAATAAAATGTCTGGTTTTAATGGCAATCAGCAGATTCTTTCCTTTGTAAAAGACCTTTATTCAGATTATAATATTTACGATAATCACCTTAAATTTTTTGATAAAAGTTTTACCAGTCCACTTTCAAGAACCGGAATTGATGTTTACAATTACGTCTTAAAAGACAGTGCATTTATTGATAAAAAATGGTGTTATAATATCGTTTTTTATCCAAGACGTAAAAACGAATTAACTTTTAAAGGTGATTTTTGGGTAAACGATTCTACTTTTGCGATCAAGAAAATTAATATGGGCGTTACTAAAAGTGCCAATATTAACTGGGTAAAAGATATTTATATCGAGCAGGAATTCGAGGTAGAAAACGATTCTGTTTTTCTGTTAACACGTGACTACATGATGTCTGATTTTGCTTTAAATAAAAAAGAAAAATCAAAAGGAGTCTACGGAAAACGTACCACATTATATCGAAATCACCAATTCAATATTCAAAAACCGGAAAAGTTTTATAAAGAAGAAGTCAATTTTATTGATAATGCTGTTTATGACCGACCACCTGAATTTTGGGAGGAAAATCGTTTTGAAAAATTAAATAAAGACGAAGCAGGAATCTATAAAATGCTGGATACTCTGCAAACAGTCAAAAGATTCAAGCAGCTTTATAGTTTAGTTTCCATTTTAGGCAGCGGTTATGTCGAGTTTAAAAACTTTGATTTTGGACCAATATTTTCAACATTCGGTTATAATGAAGTCGAAGGTTTACGAATACGTGCAGGAGGAAGAACCTATTTTGGACCAAACGATCCATGGCGTATTCAGGCTTATACCGCTTACGGTTTTGATGATCATAAATTCAAATACGGCGTTTCAGGAAAATGGATGGTTGATAAGAAAAAAAGAGTCATTATTTCTGGAGGAAACAGGCGCGATATTGAACAGATAGGAGCCAGTTTAACCACAACAAATGATATTTTAGGAAGAAGTTTTGCTTCTTCTGCCTTATTTACAACAGGAAGTAATGGTAAATTGACCAATATTAATTTGAGTAATATTTCGGTTGAAATGGAACCGATGAAAAATTTCGTTGTTCAGGCGGGACTTTCATACAGGACATTAGAATCAGCTTCGCCAACTTTTAGTTTAGATTATTACAGTACTTTGCCAACAGCTGCAAATCCTGCCGGAGTTATCCAAAGCGCAGTAACACAATCTGAAGCTAATATTCAGTTTGAGTATATGCCAAATCGTAAAACAATTGGTTTTGGAGTAGAACGTGATCTTGTCGACAGTCCATTCAGTCATTTCTTTGTAAACTTTAGTTATGGTTTAAAAGGAGTCTTAAATAGTGATTTCGCTTACGAGAAAATACAAGTATTCTATAAGCAGCCTATCATTATTGGACCATTAGGAAGATCAAATATTATTTTGGAAACCGGTAAAACATTTGGAACAATCCCGTTAGGATTAATGAGTGTAATTCCTGGAAACCAAACCTATTTTACAATTGAAAACACCTTTAGTAATTTGAATTTTTACGAATTCATAACAGATCAATACACCACTTTACAATGGAATCATGATTTTGGCGGAAGATTATTTGCCAGAGTTCCATTTATGAGAAAACTGAATTGGAGAGAATTTGTGGGTATAAAAGCAGTTCACGGAACTATTTCGAATGCCAACAGAGCAATTAATGCTTCAGATCAGCCCTATGTTGCACCTGAAAATGTATATTGGGAATATAACGCCGGAATTGGAAATATCTTTAAAGTGTTCAGAATCGATTTTTCCTGGAGAGGAAGTTATTTAAATGCTCCTGATGCTAATAAATTTGCCGTAAAAGGATCTTTCGGATTCTATTTCTAATAGAAAGGTACAAAGAATCAAAGTTACAAAGTCGCAAAGGTTTAATTCTTTGCGCTTTTTTTTGCGCAATATTTGTCATTCGACGGAAGGAGAAATCACACTAGAAAATAGCTTCAATAGTTTTCACGCAGATTTTACAAGATTTAAGCTGATTACCTCAGATTATATAAATACAGTTTGAAGAAAAAATCTGCTTAATCTGCCAAATCTGCGAGCAAAAAAACTTTACAACTTTGAGGGATTCTTTTTTTATTTAATTTTGATTTGAAGCTAAAATTCCAAATCATGCAAGAAGCCATCGATTTTCTATCAAACAAAAATCCAATCTTTCAGCAAATTATAGAAAAGTATGGATTACCAACAATTCCAAAACGCCCGCAAGGTTTTGAAACTTTGGTATTATTGATACTCGAACAGCAGGTTTCTGTAGATTCGGCGAAAGCCACATTTTTAAAAATCAAAGCATATACAACCTGCAATCCTGAAATGATGTCGGTTTTATCAGACGAAGAATTTAGAAATCTTGGTGTAAGTCGGCAAAAAACGAAGTATATTAAAATTTTGGCTGAAGCCGTTTTAAATAAAGAACTCGACATTGAA
It contains:
- a CDS encoding pyruvate dehydrogenase complex E1 component subunit beta, which gives rise to MRTIQFREAICEAMSEEMRHDESIYLMGEEVAEYNGAYKASKGMLAEFGEKRVIDTPIAELGFTGIAVGSAMNGCRPIVEYMTFNFCLVGIDQIINNAAKMRQMTGGQFNVPIVFRGPTASAGQLGATHSQALENWFANTPGLKVVVPSTPYDAKGLLKSAIRDNDPVIFMESEQMYGDKGEVPDGEYTIPLGVADIKREGKDVTIVSFGKIIKEAFIAADELAKEGISCEIIDLRTVRPMDKDAILKSVKKTNRLVILEEAWPFASISSEITYIVQEQAFDFLDAPIQRITTADTPAPYSPVLLKDWLPNAGDVVKAVKKVLYK
- a CDS encoding DUF5686 and carboxypeptidase-like regulatory domain-containing protein yields the protein MKRIIVLSLFFVFAFAAIATAQTKVSGIVLDKSNQPIPFANVVFKGSNTGIVSNEDGRFYLESPNDYTALLVTSAGFSDKEVPLEKAVNYDFKIVLGEAEALNEVVIFTGKTSKKNNPALDILRKIWERKRKNGLYLFNQYQMQKYEKVEFDMNTIDSAFMKNKLFKGMEFVFAHVDTSDVTGKTYLPIFINESVYDVYGDNRLKKVKENITGNKMSGFNGNQQILSFVKDLYSDYNIYDNHLKFFDKSFTSPLSRTGIDVYNYVLKDSAFIDKKWCYNIVFYPRRKNELTFKGDFWVNDSTFAIKKINMGVTKSANINWVKDIYIEQEFEVENDSVFLLTRDYMMSDFALNKKEKSKGVYGKRTTLYRNHQFNIQKPEKFYKEEVNFIDNAVYDRPPEFWEENRFEKLNKDEAGIYKMLDTLQTVKRFKQLYSLVSILGSGYVEFKNFDFGPIFSTFGYNEVEGLRIRAGGRTYFGPNDPWRIQAYTAYGFDDHKFKYGVSGKWMVDKKKRVIISGGNRRDIEQIGASLTTTNDILGRSFASSALFTTGSNGKLTNINLSNISVEMEPMKNFVVQAGLSYRTLESASPTFSLDYYSTLPTAANPAGVIQSAVTQSEANIQFEYMPNRKTIGFGVERDLVDSPFSHFFVNFSYGLKGVLNSDFAYEKIQVFYKQPIIIGPLGRSNIILETGKTFGTIPLGLMSVIPGNQTYFTIENTFSNLNFYEFITDQYTTLQWNHDFGGRLFARVPFMRKLNWREFVGIKAVHGTISNANRAINASDQPYVAPENVYWEYNAGIGNIFKVFRIDFSWRGSYLNAPDANKFAVKGSFGFYF
- a CDS encoding DNA-3-methyladenine glycosylase family protein is translated as MQEAIDFLSNKNPIFQQIIEKYGLPTIPKRPQGFETLVLLILEQQVSVDSAKATFLKIKAYTTCNPEMMSVLSDEEFRNLGVSRQKTKYIKILAEAVLNKELDIESFATKPAKQVREELIKLKGIGNWTIDIYLMFCLQEPDLIPLGDIAVINTIKELLDIHDKQEMEIHAEQWSPFRSYATYLLWHYYLNKRNRKITY